One Dromiciops gliroides isolate mDroGli1 chromosome 3, mDroGli1.pri, whole genome shotgun sequence DNA segment encodes these proteins:
- the MXRA8 gene encoding matrix remodeling-associated protein 8 isoform X1: protein MEELSRKVLLWYLLLLQGSSVHLFSAPPPGSGASTVVSEATLSQPAGARALLRCQSPRMVWTQDRLHDRQRVVHWDLSGGPGGPARRLLDMYSAGEQRVYAARDRNRLLLAPTAFQDGNFSLIIRSVEGQDEGLYTCNLHHHYCHLYETLAIRLQVTDDPLEAGAHWDGEKEVLVVERGSPALLTCVNRDQVWTERHLEEEQQVVHWDRQPPGVPHDRADRLLDLYASGERRAYGPPFLHSRMEVSTDAFARGDFSLSIEPLEPADEGTYSCHLHHHYCGLHERRIFHLAVSEPSPAPRGPPPMPEDTPSNRTSQSRSPSPADPPVVQGHNVINVIIPESRAHFFQQLGYVLATLLLFILLLITVVLATRHRRQRGYAYDVKNSGRKDVNLKEFSVDSADLSQLRSEDIRLDYKNNILKEQVELALGVPAKNIDLDREFRKEYCK, encoded by the exons ATGGAAGAGTTATCCAGGAAAGTTCTCCTCTGGTATCTCTTGCTCCTGCAGG GCAGCAGCGTCCACTTGTTCTCAG ccCCGCCCCCAGGCTCAGGGGCCAGCACGGTGGTGTCGGAAGCCACCCTGAGCCAGCCTGCCGGAGCCCGGGCTCTGCTTCGCTGCCAAAGCCCCCGCATGGTGTGGACTCAGGACCGGCTACATGACCGGCAGCGAGTGGTCCACTGGGACCTGAGTGGCGGCCCCGGAGGCCCCGCACGTCGACTCCTGGACATGTATTCCGCTGGGGAGCAGCGTGTCTACGCGGCCAGGGACCGGAACCGTCTTCTCCTGGCTCCCACAGCCTTCCAGGATGGCAATTTCTCTCTGATCATCCGCT CTGTGGAGGGGCAGGATGAAGGCTTGTACACCTGTAATCTTCACCATCATTATTGCCATCTCTATGAGACACTGGCCATTCGTCTGCAGGTCACTGACGACC CCCTGGAAGCTGGTGCCCACTGGGATGGTGAGAAGGAGGTTCTAGTGGTAGAGAGGGGCTCCCCAGCACTGCTGACCTGTGTGAACAGAGACCAGGTGTGGACTGAACGGCACCTGGAGGAAGAGCAGCAGGTGGTGCACTGGGATCGCCAGCCTCCGGGTGTCCCTCACGACCGTGCTGACCGCCTGCTGGACCTGTATGCTTCAGGTGAACGGCGAGCCTATGGTCCCCCCTTTCTGCACAGCCGAATGGAGGTCAGCACAGATGCCTTTGCCCGGGGGGACTTCTCCCTGAGCATTGAACCCTTGGAGCCGGCAGATGAGGGCACCTACTCCTGTCACCTGCATCATCACTACTGTGGACTTCATGAGCGACGCATCTTCCacctggctgtctcagaaccctCACCTGCACCACGAGGCCCTCCCCCCATGCCTGAGGACACCCCCAGCAACCGGACCAGCCAGAGCCGAAGCCCCTCCCCTGCTG ATCCCCCGGTGGTCCAAGGCCACAACGTCATCAATGTTATCATCCCTGAAAGCCGGGCCCACTTCTTCCAGCAGCTGGGTTACGTGCTTGCCACCTTGCtgctcttcatcctcctcctcatcacgGTGGTCCTTGCCACCCGCCATCGGCGGCAGAGAG GTTATGCATACGATGTGAAGAATTCAGGCAG GAAAGATGTGAATCTGAAGGAATTTTCAGTGGATTCAGCCGACTTGTCTCAGCTTAGGAGCGAGGACATCAGGctgg aTTATAAAAACAACATCCTGAAGGAGCAAGTGGAGCTGGCCTTGGGGGTCCCAGCTAAGAATATTGACTTGGACAGAG AGTTCCGGAAGGAATATTGTAAATGA
- the AURKAIP1 gene encoding aurora kinase A-interacting protein, whose product MFLARVTSQLTRAVPWAGRCLSRPGPAASPRVFVAQRGCYSTWPWGRNGPAPQAQVRTDPEMEEMLVPRRMSISPLESWLTVRYLLPKPEAAVPAPRPGVVSLALLYDCPPSEARNGEELGEGGARGAPTMHCKNVLKIRRRKMNHHKYRKLVKRTRFLRRKVREGRRKRKQMRFEKDLKRMWKRAGLKQAPEGWQPPKIYVKST is encoded by the exons ATGTTTCTGGCTCGTGTGACCTCTCAGCTAACTCGGGCGGTGCCCTGGGCAG GCCGATGTTTGTCACGGCCGGGTCCTGCGGCGTCCCCTCGAGTCTTTGTAGCCCAGCGGGGCTGTTACAGCACCTGGCCCTGGGGCAGGAATGGGCCAGCCCCCCAGGCCCAGGTCCGGACAGATCCCGAGATGGAGGAGATGCTGGTTCCCAGGAGGATGTCCATCAGCCCCCTGGAGAGCTGGCTCACCGTTCGGTACCTGCTCCCTAAGCCCGAGGCTGCTGTCCCTGCCCCCAGACCTGGGGTAGTGAGCCTGGCCTTGCTCTATGACTGTCCCCCAAGTGAGGCCCGGAACGGGGAGGAGCTGGGGGAAGGAGGCGCCCGGGGGGCCCCCACAATGCACTGCAAGAACGTGCTGAAGATCCGCCGCCGAAAGATGAACCACCACAAATATCGCAAGCTGGTGAAGAGGACCCGGTTCTTGAGGCGCAAGGTccgagaagggagaaggaaacgGAAGCAG ATGAGGTTTGAGAAGGACCTGAAGCGGATGTGGAAGAGAGCAGGCTTGAAGCAGGCCCCTGAGGGCTGGCAGCCCCCCAAGATCTATGTGAAGAGCACTTGA
- the MXRA8 gene encoding matrix remodeling-associated protein 8 isoform X2 yields the protein MEELSRKVLLWYLLLLQGSSVHLFSAPPPGSGASTVVSEATLSQPAGARALLRCQSPRMVWTQDRLHDRQRVVHWDLSGGPGGPARRLLDMYSAGEQRVYAARDRNRLLLAPTAFQDGNFSLIIRSVEGQDEGLYTCNLHHHYCHLYETLAIRLQVTDDPLEAGAHWDGEKEVLVVERGSPALLTCVNRDQVWTERHLEEEQQVVHWDRQPPGVPHDRADRLLDLYASGERRAYGPPFLHSRMEVSTDAFARGDFSLSIEPLEPADEGTYSCHLHHHYCGLHERRIFHLAVSEPSPAPRGPPPMPEDTPSNRTSQSRSPSPADPPVVQGHNVINVIIPESRAHFFQQLGYVLATLLLFILLLITVVLATRHRRQRGYAYDVKNSGRKDVNLKEFSVDSADLSQLRSEDIRLDYKNNILKEQVELALGVPAKNIDLDRGERPCSGRNIVNEGSWHQPHPQKTALPQPAPVAPVPIMTSSHSPRTSIWSGLPLRQVPLSLGFDWILATRMG from the exons ATGGAAGAGTTATCCAGGAAAGTTCTCCTCTGGTATCTCTTGCTCCTGCAGG GCAGCAGCGTCCACTTGTTCTCAG ccCCGCCCCCAGGCTCAGGGGCCAGCACGGTGGTGTCGGAAGCCACCCTGAGCCAGCCTGCCGGAGCCCGGGCTCTGCTTCGCTGCCAAAGCCCCCGCATGGTGTGGACTCAGGACCGGCTACATGACCGGCAGCGAGTGGTCCACTGGGACCTGAGTGGCGGCCCCGGAGGCCCCGCACGTCGACTCCTGGACATGTATTCCGCTGGGGAGCAGCGTGTCTACGCGGCCAGGGACCGGAACCGTCTTCTCCTGGCTCCCACAGCCTTCCAGGATGGCAATTTCTCTCTGATCATCCGCT CTGTGGAGGGGCAGGATGAAGGCTTGTACACCTGTAATCTTCACCATCATTATTGCCATCTCTATGAGACACTGGCCATTCGTCTGCAGGTCACTGACGACC CCCTGGAAGCTGGTGCCCACTGGGATGGTGAGAAGGAGGTTCTAGTGGTAGAGAGGGGCTCCCCAGCACTGCTGACCTGTGTGAACAGAGACCAGGTGTGGACTGAACGGCACCTGGAGGAAGAGCAGCAGGTGGTGCACTGGGATCGCCAGCCTCCGGGTGTCCCTCACGACCGTGCTGACCGCCTGCTGGACCTGTATGCTTCAGGTGAACGGCGAGCCTATGGTCCCCCCTTTCTGCACAGCCGAATGGAGGTCAGCACAGATGCCTTTGCCCGGGGGGACTTCTCCCTGAGCATTGAACCCTTGGAGCCGGCAGATGAGGGCACCTACTCCTGTCACCTGCATCATCACTACTGTGGACTTCATGAGCGACGCATCTTCCacctggctgtctcagaaccctCACCTGCACCACGAGGCCCTCCCCCCATGCCTGAGGACACCCCCAGCAACCGGACCAGCCAGAGCCGAAGCCCCTCCCCTGCTG ATCCCCCGGTGGTCCAAGGCCACAACGTCATCAATGTTATCATCCCTGAAAGCCGGGCCCACTTCTTCCAGCAGCTGGGTTACGTGCTTGCCACCTTGCtgctcttcatcctcctcctcatcacgGTGGTCCTTGCCACCCGCCATCGGCGGCAGAGAG GTTATGCATACGATGTGAAGAATTCAGGCAG GAAAGATGTGAATCTGAAGGAATTTTCAGTGGATTCAGCCGACTTGTCTCAGCTTAGGAGCGAGGACATCAGGctgg aTTATAAAAACAACATCCTGAAGGAGCAAGTGGAGCTGGCCTTGGGGGTCCCAGCTAAGAATATTGACTTGGACAGAGGTGAGAGACCTTG TTCCGGAAGGAATATTGTAAATGAAGGATCCTGGCATCAGCCCCATCCTCAAAAGACAGCCCTCCCCCAACCAGCCCCTGTTGCCCCTGTTCCCATCATGACCTCCTCCCACTCACCCAGGACTTCCATCTGGTCTGGCCTCCCCCTGCGGCAGGTCCCGCTCTCTTTGGGGTTTGATTGGATCTTGGCCACCAGGATGGGGTGA